In the genome of Xanthobacteraceae bacterium, one region contains:
- the hisD gene encoding histidinol dehydrogenase, which yields MPIRLDTSAPDFAARFETFLGTKREVSEDVDNAVRAILRDVEARGDDALIEYTAKFDRLTLDAGTLRVSEAEIESASGAVDGETVDALRFAKDRIESHHKKQVPQDQRYTDPLGVELGYRWTALESVGIYVPGGKAAYPSSVLMNAIPAMVAGVPRIAMCVPAPGGELNPLVLIAAKLAGVSEIYKVGGAQAVAALSYGTNTVKSVAKIVGPGNAYVAAAKRQVFGRVGIDMVAGPSEVLVIADGDANADWIAADLLAQAEHDEAAQSILLTNDRALADRVEASVASQMKTLPRAAIAGESWKTFGAIILVRDLSEAPVLADRIAAEHLQIFASDPEALAGKIRNAGAVFLGQYTPEAIGDYVGGSNHVLPTARAARYASGLGVLDFMKRTSLLKLGADQLRALGPAAIALGEAEGLQAHARSVSIRLNRN from the coding sequence ATGCCAATTCGCCTCGATACCAGCGCGCCGGATTTCGCGGCGCGGTTTGAAACCTTCCTCGGCACCAAGCGGGAAGTTTCGGAAGACGTCGATAATGCCGTGCGCGCGATCCTGCGCGACGTCGAGGCGCGTGGCGACGACGCACTGATCGAATACACCGCGAAGTTCGATCGCCTTACGCTGGATGCAGGCACGCTGCGCGTGAGCGAAGCCGAGATCGAGTCGGCGTCGGGCGCGGTAGATGGCGAGACCGTGGATGCGCTGCGCTTCGCAAAGGACCGCATCGAGTCGCACCACAAGAAGCAGGTGCCACAGGACCAGCGCTACACCGATCCGCTCGGCGTCGAGCTTGGCTATCGCTGGACCGCGCTGGAGAGCGTCGGGATTTATGTGCCCGGCGGCAAGGCGGCTTATCCGTCTTCCGTGCTGATGAACGCGATCCCTGCCATGGTCGCGGGCGTGCCGCGGATCGCCATGTGCGTTCCCGCGCCCGGCGGCGAACTCAATCCGCTGGTGCTGATCGCGGCGAAGCTCGCGGGCGTCAGCGAGATATATAAGGTGGGCGGCGCGCAGGCGGTTGCCGCGCTCAGCTACGGTACGAACACGGTCAAGTCTGTCGCGAAGATCGTCGGCCCCGGCAACGCTTATGTAGCGGCCGCAAAGCGGCAGGTGTTCGGCCGCGTCGGCATCGACATGGTCGCGGGTCCGTCCGAAGTGCTGGTGATCGCCGACGGCGACGCGAATGCCGACTGGATCGCCGCCGATCTGCTGGCGCAGGCCGAGCATGACGAAGCGGCGCAGTCGATCCTGCTGACCAATGATCGCGCGCTCGCTGATCGCGTCGAGGCTTCTGTCGCTTCGCAGATGAAAACGCTGCCGCGCGCCGCGATAGCGGGCGAAAGCTGGAAGACATTCGGCGCGATCATTCTGGTGCGCGACCTTTCGGAAGCGCCGGTGCTGGCTGACCGTATCGCCGCCGAGCACTTGCAGATTTTCGCCAGCGATCCGGAAGCGCTTGCCGGAAAAATCCGCAACGCGGGTGCGGTATTCCTCGGTCAATATACGCCGGAAGCCATCGGCGATTATGTCGGCGGCTCCAACCACGTGCTGCCGACTGCGCGCGCTGCGCGTTATGCATCGGGCCTCGGCGTGCTCGACTTCATGAAGCGCACTTCGCTGCTCAAGCTCGGCGCTGACCAGTTGCGCGCGCTCGGCCCCGCCGCCATCGCACTCGGCGAAGCGGAGGGGTTGCAGGCGCACGCCCGTTCGGTTTCGATCCGCCTGAACCGAAACTGA
- a CDS encoding UPF0262 family protein produces MTDDLAAKHPDRRLVAVKLDEQSIGRANPDVEHERAIAIYDLIESNYFELVGDNGGPYALNLALAEQRLAFDISRPDGERVIVHMLSLTPFRKVVRDYFMICDSYYSAIKTETPQKIEAIDMGRRGLHDEGSRLLVERLKDKVVVDFDTARRLFTLICALHWKG; encoded by the coding sequence ATGACCGACGATCTCGCCGCGAAACATCCCGACCGGAGACTCGTCGCGGTAAAGCTCGACGAGCAGTCGATTGGCCGCGCCAATCCCGATGTCGAGCACGAACGCGCCATCGCGATCTACGACCTGATCGAAAGCAACTATTTCGAACTGGTCGGCGACAACGGCGGTCCTTACGCGCTCAATCTCGCACTGGCCGAGCAGCGGCTCGCCTTCGATATCTCGCGCCCCGACGGCGAGCGGGTGATCGTGCACATGTTGTCGCTGACGCCGTTCCGCAAAGTGGTGCGCGACTACTTCATGATCTGCGACTCCTATTACTCCGCGATCAAGACCGAAACGCCGCAGAAGATCGAGGCGATCGACATGGGCCGCCGCGGCCTGCATGACGAAGGCTCGCGGCTCTTGGTCGAGCGTTTGAAAGACAAAGTAGTCGTGGATTTCGACACCGCGCGGCGTCTGTTCACGCTGATCTGCGCGCTGCACTGGAAGGGCTGA
- a CDS encoding low molecular weight phosphatase family protein, which produces MADAPRARRPQAVLFVCGQNSIRSPMAAALAKHYFGKSIYFASAGVRKGEQDPFVTAVMDELGIDLSKHRPATVEEREDDEGLNFDLVVSLSPQAHHRALELTRKHALDVEYWPTADPTIIEGSRDQKLEAYRAVRDDLVRNIRRRFDPNR; this is translated from the coding sequence ATGGCCGACGCACCGCGCGCCAGACGCCCGCAGGCGGTGCTGTTCGTATGCGGCCAGAATTCGATCCGCTCTCCAATGGCCGCAGCGCTTGCGAAGCACTATTTCGGCAAATCCATCTATTTCGCCTCCGCAGGCGTGCGCAAAGGCGAACAGGATCCGTTCGTGACCGCCGTCATGGATGAACTCGGCATCGACCTTTCGAAGCACCGCCCCGCCACCGTGGAGGAACGCGAAGACGACGAGGGTCTCAACTTCGATCTCGTCGTCAGCCTTTCTCCACAGGCACATCACCGCGCGCTCGAACTGACCCGCAAGCACGCCCTCGATGTCGAATACTGGCCGACCGCCGACCCGACCATTATCGAGGGAAGCCGCGACCAGAAGCTGGAGGCCTACCGGGCCGTGCGCGACGACCTGGTTCGCAACATCCGCCGCCGTTTCGATCCGAACCGCTGA
- a CDS encoding Maf-like protein produces MVGRPKLVLASGSPRRLALLNQVGIEPDTLMPAELDETPVRGELPRTLAVRLAGEKARAVIERVRANEQVRDAYIIAADTVVAVGRRILPKPDLIDEAAGCLRLLSGRTHRVYSGVSVVTPHDTVKTRLVETRVRFKRLSTQDIESYLASGEWRGKAGGYAIQGLAGSFVVKLVGSYPNVVGMPLYETLTLLAGEGFPVQYNWLNPV; encoded by the coding sequence ATGGTTGGCCGCCCGAAGCTCGTTCTCGCGTCCGGATCGCCGCGCCGCCTCGCGCTCCTCAATCAGGTCGGCATCGAACCGGATACCCTGATGCCGGCCGAACTGGACGAAACGCCGGTGCGTGGCGAACTACCGCGCACGTTGGCGGTGCGCCTTGCCGGCGAGAAAGCGCGCGCGGTGATCGAGCGCGTGCGCGCCAACGAACAGGTGCGCGACGCTTATATTATCGCGGCCGACACCGTGGTCGCGGTCGGGCGGCGTATCCTGCCGAAGCCCGACCTGATCGACGAAGCGGCGGGCTGCCTGCGGCTGCTTTCCGGCCGCACCCATCGCGTCTATTCCGGCGTGAGCGTGGTGACGCCGCACGATACGGTAAAGACGCGGCTCGTCGAAACGCGCGTGCGCTTCAAGCGGCTTTCCACGCAGGACATTGAATCCTATCTCGCTTCCGGCGAGTGGCGCGGCAAGGCGGGCGGTTACGCGATCCAGGGCCTCGCGGGTTCATTCGTGGTGAAGCTGGTCGGCTCCTATCCGAACGTGGTCGGCATGCCGCTTTACGAAACGCTGACACTGCTGGCCGGCGAAGGTTTTCCGGTTCAATACAACTGGCTGAACCCGGTTTAG
- a CDS encoding AMP-binding protein, whose translation MNLALWLERAGRAMPDAPAIGLGTRMVYDYRALAMRAAKIAGGLRAGGMKAGERVAIVAKNQPDYAALMFGVWHAGLACVPVNAKLHGAEIGYILDHSGARICFVSKDMETEVAAHAPKSLERLVVIGGAEYERLLSGDATGIAAANGSDLAWLFYTSGTTGRPKGAMLTHRNLNWAAHAYIGEVDETRPGDPILHAAPMSHGSGMYMLPHVARGGVNIVPESGAFEPEEIFAQIAAWPRLSMFAAPTMIKRLVDSKADCRVENIRTFVWGGAPMYVEDIRKALDRFGPRLAQIYGQGESPMTITVLSKQEVADKDHPRWLERIASAGKAYSCLEVRVAGADDALLAPGEIGEIICRGDIVMAGYWKNEEATARTLANGWLHTGDVGAFDEDGYLTLKDRSKDMIISGGSNIYPREVEEILLKHERIREVSVIGRPDAEWGEVVVAYVVGEATEKELDALCLSNIARFKRPKHYVFVESLPKNNYGKILKTDLRERDAKEKRHG comes from the coding sequence ATGAACCTCGCGCTGTGGCTGGAGCGGGCAGGGCGGGCGATGCCGGACGCACCGGCCATCGGTCTCGGCACCCGCATGGTTTACGATTATCGCGCGCTGGCAATGCGTGCCGCGAAGATCGCGGGCGGTTTGCGCGCAGGCGGGATGAAGGCTGGCGAGCGCGTCGCCATCGTCGCGAAGAACCAGCCCGACTATGCCGCGCTTATGTTCGGGGTCTGGCATGCGGGGCTTGCCTGCGTTCCGGTGAACGCCAAGCTGCACGGCGCGGAAATCGGCTACATCCTCGACCACTCCGGCGCGCGAATCTGTTTCGTCTCGAAGGACATGGAAACGGAAGTCGCGGCGCACGCACCGAAATCGCTGGAGCGGCTCGTCGTCATCGGCGGCGCGGAATATGAAAGGTTGTTGTCGGGCGATGCGACAGGAATAGCCGCTGCGAACGGCAGCGATCTGGCGTGGCTGTTCTACACTTCCGGCACCACCGGCCGCCCGAAAGGCGCGATGCTGACGCACCGCAATCTGAACTGGGCGGCGCATGCCTATATCGGCGAGGTGGACGAAACCCGTCCCGGCGATCCGATCCTGCATGCCGCGCCGATGAGCCATGGCTCCGGCATGTATATGCTGCCGCATGTTGCGCGCGGCGGCGTGAACATCGTTCCGGAGTCGGGCGCGTTCGAGCCGGAAGAAATCTTCGCGCAGATAGCGGCGTGGCCGCGTCTCTCCATGTTCGCCGCGCCCACGATGATCAAGCGTCTCGTGGACAGCAAGGCCGATTGCCGCGTGGAAAATATCCGCACCTTCGTCTGGGGCGGCGCGCCGATGTACGTGGAGGATATTCGCAAGGCACTCGACCGCTTCGGTCCGCGCCTCGCACAGATTTACGGGCAGGGCGAAAGCCCGATGACGATTACCGTGCTCTCGAAGCAGGAAGTCGCGGACAAGGACCATCCGCGCTGGCTGGAGCGTATCGCTTCCGCGGGCAAGGCGTATTCCTGCCTCGAAGTGCGCGTTGCAGGCGCGGACGATGCGCTGCTCGCTCCCGGCGAAATCGGCGAAATCATCTGTCGCGGCGATATTGTCATGGCGGGCTACTGGAAGAACGAGGAAGCGACCGCCAGGACGCTCGCGAACGGTTGGCTGCACACCGGCGATGTCGGCGCCTTCGACGAGGACGGTTATCTCACGCTGAAAGACCGCTCCAAGGATATGATCATATCCGGCGGCAGCAACATCTATCCGCGCGAGGTCGAGGAAATTCTCCTGAAGCACGAACGCATCCGAGAAGTTTCCGTGATCGGCCGCCCCGATGCCGAATGGGGCGAAGTGGTTGTCGCCTATGTCGTCGGCGAGGCGACGGAGAAGGAACTCGACGCGCTGTGCCTATCCAACATCGCGCGCTTCAAGCGTCCTAAACATTATGTGTTTGTCGAATCGCTTCCAAAAAATAACTACGGCAAGATTCTGAAAACCGATTTGCGCGAGCGCGACGCGAAAGAGAAGCGCCATGGCTGA
- a CDS encoding SDR family oxidoreductase — MADRLKGKVALVVGAGSIGPGWGNGKATAVAFAREGAKVACADHRLDAAEETVSLIEKEGGDAIAIKADVSNGDDVARMANVAAEFYGRIDILDYNVGLAETASVVDISEAEWDRIFAVNLKGAMFAMKHVIPLMQRQGGGSIINISSIAGIRYTGVDYPTYYATKAALNHLTRATAAQYAKQNIRVNAILPGLMKTPMVEHSPQLAAAYGKGDIEKMWAARAAQVPMGKMGDAWDVANAAVFLASDESRYITGIELVVDGGVTLKYV, encoded by the coding sequence ATGGCTGATCGTCTGAAAGGCAAGGTTGCACTCGTCGTCGGCGCCGGTTCCATCGGTCCCGGATGGGGCAACGGCAAGGCGACCGCGGTCGCGTTTGCGCGCGAAGGCGCGAAGGTCGCCTGTGCGGACCATCGCCTCGATGCAGCGGAAGAAACCGTTTCCCTCATTGAGAAAGAAGGCGGCGACGCCATTGCAATCAAGGCCGATGTCTCGAACGGCGACGATGTCGCGCGCATGGCGAACGTGGCAGCAGAGTTCTACGGCCGCATCGACATCCTCGATTACAATGTGGGCCTCGCGGAAACGGCGAGCGTCGTCGATATTTCCGAAGCCGAATGGGATCGTATCTTCGCCGTCAACCTCAAGGGCGCGATGTTCGCGATGAAGCACGTCATTCCGCTGATGCAGAGGCAGGGCGGCGGTTCGATCATCAACATCTCGTCGATCGCGGGCATCCGTTATACCGGCGTCGATTACCCGACCTATTACGCGACCAAGGCCGCGCTCAATCACCTGACGCGCGCGACCGCCGCGCAATACGCGAAGCAGAACATCCGCGTGAACGCGATCCTGCCGGGGCTGATGAAAACACCGATGGTCGAGCACTCGCCGCAGCTTGCCGCCGCTTACGGCAAAGGCGACATCGAGAAAATGTGGGCGGCCCGCGCCGCGCAGGTGCCGATGGGCAAGATGGGAGATGCGTGGGATGTCGCAAACGCTGCCGTGTTTCTTGCAAGCGACGAAAGCCGTTACATCACCGGCATCGAGCTGGTGGTGGATGGCGGCGTGACGCTGAAATATGTCTGA
- the yacG gene encoding DNA gyrase inhibitor YacG, with protein MSENGNGHARKLGIGTACPICGKPSAEKFRPFCSKRCADVDLHRWLTGGYAIPVTEDEDEDGAESAAAPPGKKTEDPENR; from the coding sequence ATGTCTGAGAACGGCAATGGCCACGCGCGCAAGCTCGGCATCGGCACCGCGTGCCCTATTTGTGGCAAGCCCTCTGCGGAAAAATTTCGTCCGTTCTGCTCGAAGCGCTGTGCCGATGTGGACCTCCATCGCTGGCTCACCGGCGGCTACGCGATTCCCGTGACCGAGGACGAAGACGAGGATGGCGCCGAGAGCGCAGCAGCCCCTCCCGGCAAGAAGACGGAAGACCCCGAAAATCGCTGA
- a CDS encoding ABC transporter ATP-binding protein: MSDIVLETENLTKEFAGFVAVSDVNLKVRRGTIHALIGPNGAGKTTCFNLLTKFLTPTRGSIKYKGQDITSLKPAEIARLGVVRSFQISAVFPHLTVLENVRIALQRQHGESFDFWRSARVLDKYNDRARALINDVGLSAFVNIPAVELPYGRKRALEIATTLALDPEMLLLDEPTAGMGHEDIDRIAALIKTVAANRTVLMVEHNLSVVSNLSNTITVLTRGRVLAEGDYKTVSENPQVREAYMGTGHA, translated from the coding sequence ATGAGTGACATCGTACTCGAGACCGAAAATCTGACGAAAGAATTCGCAGGCTTTGTCGCCGTCAGCGATGTGAATCTGAAAGTGCGGCGTGGCACGATTCACGCTTTGATCGGTCCGAACGGTGCGGGCAAGACCACCTGTTTCAACCTGCTCACTAAATTCCTGACGCCGACCCGCGGCAGCATCAAATACAAGGGCCAGGACATTACTTCGCTGAAGCCCGCCGAAATTGCGCGGCTCGGCGTGGTCCGCTCCTTCCAGATTTCCGCCGTGTTCCCGCATCTCACCGTGCTCGAAAACGTGCGCATCGCGCTGCAGCGACAGCATGGCGAGTCGTTCGATTTCTGGCGCTCGGCGCGCGTCCTCGACAAATACAACGATCGCGCCCGTGCGCTGATCAACGATGTCGGCCTCTCGGCGTTCGTGAACATTCCTGCAGTCGAATTGCCCTATGGCCGCAAGCGCGCGCTCGAAATCGCGACCACGCTCGCGCTCGATCCGGAAATGCTGCTGCTCGACGAGCCGACCGCGGGCATGGGCCATGAAGACATCGACCGCATCGCCGCGCTGATCAAGACCGTCGCCGCCAACCGCACCGTGTTGATGGTCGAACACAACCTCAGCGTCGTTTCGAATCTTTCGAACACGATCACGGTGCTGACCCGCGGCCGCGTGCTGGCCGAAGGCGATTACAAGACCGTTTCGGAGAATCCGCAGGTGCGCGAAGCCTATATGGGGACCGGCCATGCTTGA
- a CDS encoding ABC transporter ATP-binding protein — translation MLDRTSGPLLEIKDLHAWYGESHILHGTTMNVNAGEVVTLLGRNGAGKTTTMKSIMGIVGKRTGSVKFEGRELINASSNTIARAGIAFCPEERGIFASLDVQENLMLPPQVRPGGLSLEQIFTLFPNLRERLKSQGTKLSGGEQQMLAIGRILRTGARLLLLDEPTEGLAPVIIQQIGHTIRTLKEQGFTILLVEQNFRFASTVADRYYIMEHGKIVEQFANSELNKKLDTLHEYLGV, via the coding sequence ATGCTTGATCGCACTTCCGGCCCGCTGCTCGAAATCAAGGATCTGCACGCCTGGTACGGCGAGTCGCACATCCTTCACGGCACCACGATGAACGTGAACGCCGGCGAGGTGGTCACGCTGCTCGGCCGCAACGGTGCCGGCAAGACCACGACCATGAAGTCGATCATGGGCATCGTGGGCAAGCGCACCGGCTCGGTGAAATTCGAGGGACGCGAACTCATCAACGCGTCGTCGAACACCATCGCGCGCGCGGGCATCGCCTTCTGCCCGGAGGAGCGCGGCATCTTCGCTTCGCTCGACGTGCAGGAAAACCTGATGCTGCCGCCGCAGGTTCGTCCCGGCGGGCTGAGCCTTGAGCAGATTTTCACGCTGTTTCCGAACCTGCGCGAGCGCCTGAAGAGCCAGGGCACCAAGCTCTCCGGCGGCGAACAGCAGATGCTCGCGATTGGCCGCATCCTGCGCACTGGCGCGCGGCTGCTTCTGCTCGACGAGCCGACCGAAGGTCTGGCGCCCGTCATCATCCAGCAGATCGGTCACACGATCAGGACTTTGAAAGAGCAGGGCTTCACCATCCTGCTCGTCGAACAGAACTTCCGGTTCGCTTCCACGGTCGCGGATCGCTACTACATCATGGAACACGGCAAGATCGTGGAACAGTTCGCCAATTCCGAACTGAACAAGAAGCTCGACACCCTGCACGAATACCTGGGCGTTTAA
- a CDS encoding ABC transporter substrate-binding protein, whose protein sequence is MKFLRTAILSAAMLSAGSAYGQISDNVIRIGVLNDMSGTYADLAGPGSVLAARLAIEDLGDLLKGFKVEVVGADHQNKPDVGSNIVRQWIDVDKVDMIVDVPTSSVALAVNEIVREKNKVFLGSGPATSDLTGAKCSPNTVHWTYDTWALANGTGNAIVKTGGDTWFFLTADYAFGHALERDTAAVVTANGGKVVGSVRHPFPGQDFSSFLLQAQASKAKIIGLANAGADTTNAIKQAAEFGIVAQGQNLAGLLVFLTDVHALGLKTAQGLIFTEAWYWDMNDANRAFAKRFSAANRGIYPSMVHAGVYSAVTHYLKSVVALKNDTDGKAIVEHMKKQPTKDALFGEGTIRQDGRKLHPMYLFEVKKPEESKGPWDYYKLRATIPANEAFRPLKDGKCPLVAG, encoded by the coding sequence ATGAAATTCCTGCGTACTGCAATTCTGTCGGCAGCGATGCTGTCGGCGGGTTCTGCCTACGGGCAGATTTCGGACAACGTAATCCGCATCGGCGTGCTGAACGATATGTCGGGCACCTACGCCGACCTCGCCGGTCCCGGCTCGGTGCTGGCGGCGCGCCTCGCCATCGAAGACCTTGGCGACCTGCTCAAGGGCTTCAAGGTCGAAGTCGTGGGCGCCGACCACCAGAACAAGCCGGACGTCGGCTCCAACATCGTCCGCCAGTGGATCGACGTCGATAAGGTCGACATGATCGTCGACGTGCCGACCTCGTCGGTCGCGCTCGCGGTCAACGAAATCGTCCGCGAAAAGAACAAGGTATTCCTCGGCTCTGGCCCGGCGACCTCCGATCTCACCGGCGCGAAGTGCTCGCCGAACACCGTTCACTGGACCTATGACACCTGGGCGCTGGCGAACGGCACCGGCAATGCGATCGTGAAGACCGGCGGCGACACCTGGTTCTTCCTCACCGCCGACTACGCCTTCGGTCATGCGCTTGAGCGTGACACCGCCGCGGTCGTCACCGCGAACGGCGGCAAGGTCGTCGGCTCGGTACGCCACCCGTTCCCGGGCCAGGACTTCTCCTCGTTCCTGCTGCAAGCGCAGGCATCGAAGGCGAAGATCATCGGCCTCGCGAACGCAGGCGCCGACACCACCAACGCCATCAAGCAGGCCGCGGAATTCGGCATCGTGGCACAGGGCCAGAACCTCGCGGGTCTGCTCGTGTTCCTGACCGACGTTCACGCGCTCGGCCTGAAGACGGCACAGGGCCTGATCTTCACCGAAGCCTGGTACTGGGACATGAACGATGCCAATCGCGCCTTCGCGAAGCGTTTCTCGGCGGCTAACCGCGGCATCTATCCCTCGATGGTTCATGCCGGCGTCTATTCGGCTGTCACGCACTACCTGAAGTCGGTTGTTGCGCTCAAGAACGACACCGATGGCAAGGCGATCGTCGAACACATGAAGAAGCAGCCGACCAAGGACGCGCTCTTTGGCGAAGGCACGATCCGTCAGGACGGCCGCAAGCTGCATCCGATGTATCTGTTCGAAGTGAAGAAGCCGGAAGAATCGAAGGGCCCGTGGGATTACTACAAGCTCCGCGCGACCATTCCTGCGAACGAAGCCTTCCGTCCGCTGAAGGATGGCAAGTGCCCGCTCGTCGCCGGCTAA
- a CDS encoding branched-chain amino acid ABC transporter permease produces the protein MEFLGINVPALSGQLLIGLINGSFYALLSLGLAVIFGMLNIINFAHGAQYMMGAFVAYFLLQFAGLNYWWALILAPIIVGGIGIVIERALLQWLYKLDHLYGLLLTFGLALVIQGLFRHQYGSSGLPYQMPDQLTGVRRLGFTVLPNYRIWVIFFSLAVCLSVWFIIEKTRLGAYLRAATENPTLVRAFGINVPLMITLTYGFGVGLAALAGVMAAPIYAVNPTMGADLIIVVFAVVVIGGMGSIMGAIVTGFGLGIIEGLTKYFFPEASNTVIFIIMAIVLMIRPAGLFGRAA, from the coding sequence ATGGAATTTCTCGGCATCAACGTACCGGCGCTTTCCGGGCAATTGCTGATCGGGCTGATCAACGGCTCGTTCTATGCGCTGCTCAGTCTGGGTCTGGCCGTGATTTTCGGAATGCTCAACATCATCAACTTCGCGCATGGCGCGCAGTACATGATGGGTGCCTTCGTCGCTTACTTCCTTCTGCAATTCGCCGGTCTGAACTACTGGTGGGCGCTGATCCTCGCCCCCATCATTGTCGGCGGCATCGGCATCGTGATCGAGCGCGCGCTGCTGCAATGGCTCTACAAGCTCGACCATCTTTACGGCTTGCTGCTGACCTTCGGTCTTGCGCTCGTCATCCAGGGCCTGTTCCGCCATCAATATGGCTCGTCTGGCCTGCCGTATCAGATGCCCGACCAGTTGACCGGCGTGCGCCGCCTAGGCTTCACGGTTCTCCCGAATTACCGCATCTGGGTAATTTTCTTTTCGCTCGCGGTCTGTTTGAGCGTCTGGTTCATCATCGAGAAAACGCGGCTCGGCGCCTATCTGCGCGCCGCCACCGAAAACCCGACACTGGTGCGCGCCTTCGGAATCAACGTGCCGCTGATGATCACGCTGACTTACGGCTTCGGCGTCGGTCTCGCGGCATTGGCCGGCGTGATGGCCGCGCCGATCTATGCGGTGAACCCGACCATGGGCGCGGACCTCATCATCGTCGTGTTCGCGGTGGTGGTGATCGGCGGCATGGGTTCGATCATGGGCGCCATCGTCACCGGCTTCGGTCTCGGCATCATCGAAGGCCTGACCAAGTATTTCTTCCCCGAAGCGTCGAACACCGTGATCTTCATCATCATGGCGATCGTGCTCATGATCCGGCCCGCGGGCCTGTTCGGAAGGGCGGCGTAA
- a CDS encoding branched-chain amino acid ABC transporter permease, translated as MVLLLAVLPSVPGIINATFLGNVLSDGVKNTIAALCYPGFLMKALCFALFACAFNLLIGYVGLLSFGHALYFGWASYFAAHLAKIGTISIPYWKGSWIVIPLPPLSPELAILGAVAGAALLGFIAGSIAIRRQGIYFAMITLALAQMMYFFAVQSKFTGGEDGIQSIPRGNLFGLFSLANDRVLYVFVLVVFLLGFLLIYRVINSPFGEVLKAIRENEQRAISLGYKTDRYKLAAFVLSAALAGLAGAVKPFVVGNASLTDVHWSMSGEVVLMTLLGGLGTIFGPVVGAFTIIGMQNFLATFGQWVTIIQGVIFVICVLLFRRGIIGEIANLFRIKL; from the coding sequence ATGGTGCTGCTGCTCGCCGTGCTGCCGTCGGTGCCGGGCATCATCAACGCGACCTTCCTCGGCAATGTGCTGTCCGATGGCGTGAAGAACACCATCGCCGCGCTCTGCTATCCCGGCTTCCTGATGAAGGCGCTGTGCTTCGCGCTGTTCGCCTGCGCGTTCAACCTGCTGATCGGCTATGTCGGGCTGCTTTCCTTTGGCCACGCACTTTACTTCGGCTGGGCCAGCTATTTCGCCGCGCATCTTGCGAAGATCGGCACGATCTCGATCCCGTACTGGAAGGGAAGCTGGATCGTAATTCCGTTGCCGCCGCTTTCGCCCGAACTCGCCATCCTCGGCGCGGTCGCGGGTGCGGCGTTGCTCGGCTTCATCGCAGGTTCGATCGCGATCCGCCGTCAGGGCATCTATTTCGCGATGATCACGCTCGCGCTCGCGCAGATGATGTATTTCTTCGCGGTGCAGTCGAAGTTCACCGGCGGTGAGGACGGTATCCAGTCGATCCCGCGCGGCAACCTGTTCGGCCTGTTCAGCCTCGCCAACGACCGCGTCCTTTATGTATTCGTGCTGGTCGTATTTCTGCTCGGCTTTCTGTTGATTTATCGCGTCATCAACTCGCCGTTCGGCGAAGTCCTGAAGGCGATCCGCGAGAACGAACAACGCGCGATCTCGCTCGGCTATAAGACCGACCGCTACAAGCTCGCTGCCTTCGTGCTTTCCGCGGCGCTTGCGGGCCTCGCGGGCGCGGTCAAGCCTTTCGTGGTCGGCAATGCCTCGCTGACCGACGTGCACTGGTCGATGTCCGGCGAAGTCGTGCTGATGACGCTGCTCGGCGGCCTCGGCACCATCTTCGGTCCCGTGGTCGGCGCGTTCACGATCATCGGCATGCAGAACTTCCTCGCGACCTTCGGCCAGTGGGTGACGATCATCCAGGGCGTGATCTTCGTGATCTGCGTGCTGCTGTTCCGGCGCGGCATCATCGGCGAAATCGCGAACCTGTTCCGCATCAAGCTCTAG